The following proteins are encoded in a genomic region of Hemiscyllium ocellatum isolate sHemOce1 chromosome 23, sHemOce1.pat.X.cur, whole genome shotgun sequence:
- the dus4l gene encoding tRNA-dihydrouridine(20a/20b) synthase [NAD(P)+]-like isoform X1, translating to MSFYVSPGSWQRRCLVDLFQPGHVVKICAPMVRYSKLAFRSLVRKYDCELCFTPMIVASAFLRSGKARDSEFTTSCVDRPLVVQFAANRSQDLADAACIVSPFADGVDLNCGCPQRWAMAEGYGACLINKPELVQDMVRQVRNQVEYPNFSVSIKIRIHKDLARTVDLCRKVEATGISWITVHGRTTEERHQPVHYDTIKIIKENLNIPVVANGDIRSHKDIDYVHELTGIDGVMAARGLLANPAMFAGYEETPLQCVRDWIDIALEHGTPYTCFHHHLMYMLERITSKQEKKIFNALSSMSAVLDYLSDNYGL from the exons ATGAGTTTTTACGTGTCTCCTGGATCCTGGCAACGAAGATGCCTGGTCGATTTGTTCCAGCCCGGTCACGTTGTGAAGATTTGTGCACCTATGGTGCGATATTCAAA GTTGGCATTTCGATCACTTGTCAGAAAGTATGACTGTGAACTGTGTTTTACCCCAATGATTGTTGCGTCTGCCTTCCTGAGATCTGGCAAGGCTAGAGATAGTGAATTCACAACAAGTTGTG TTGACCGTCCTCTGGTTGTGCAGTTTGCTGCCAATCGATCACAGGATCTAGCTGATGCTGCCTGTATAGTTTCTCCATTTGCAGATGGTGTTGACTTGAATTGTGGTTGTCCACAAAG GTGGGCAATGGCAGAAGGATATGGTGCTTGCCTAATAAATAAACCAGAATTGGTTCAGGACATGGTGCGTCAGGTCAGGAATCAAGTAGAATATCCTAATTTTTCAGTCTCAATTAAAATAAG AATACACAAAGATCTAGCAAGAACTGTTGATCTATGTCGAAAAGTTGAAGCAACTGGAATCTCTTGGATCACTGTTCATGGCAGAACAACAGAGGAACGACATCAACCAGTGCACTATGATACAATCAAAATTATTAAGGAAAATTTAAATATACCAGTAGTAGCAAATGGAGACATAAGGAGCCATAAAGATATTGATTATGTGCATGAGTTGACAGGAATTGATG GTGTAATGGCTGCACGAGGCCTTTTAGCAAATCCTGCTATGTTTGCAGGATATGAAGAAACTCCTTTGCAGTGTGTTCGGGACTGGATTGACATTGCTTTGGAACACGGAACACCATATACTTGTTTCCATCACCATTTGATGTACATGTTAGAAAGAATAACTTCAAAGCAAGAGAAGAAAATCTTTAATGCATTATCAAGTATGTCAGCTGTTCTAGATTATCTCTCTGACAATTATGGTTTATGA